Proteins from a genomic interval of Equus quagga isolate Etosha38 chromosome 11, UCLA_HA_Equagga_1.0, whole genome shotgun sequence:
- the LOC124247386 gene encoding olfactory receptor-like protein DTMT yields the protein MTGRNQTVVSDFLLLGLQIEPEQQNLFYALFLVMYVTTILGNLLIIFLIRLDSHLHTPMYLFLSNLSFSDICFSSVTIPKLLQNMQSQEPSIPYAGCLTQMYFFLFFADLESFLLVAMAHDRYVAICFPLRYSTIMSPKLCLSLVVLSWVLTTFHAMLHTLLMARLCFCGDNMIPHFFCDMSALLKLSCSDTRVNELVIFIMGGFILVIPFLLIILSYAQIVSSILKVPSARGIRKAFSTCGSHISVVSLFYGTVIGLYLCPSSSNSTVKEIAMAMMYTVVTPMLNPFIYSLRNRDMKRALGRVFYRKKILFSL from the coding sequence ATGACAGGAAGAAATCAAACCGTCGTCTCAGACTTCCTCCTCCTGGGTCTGCAGATTGAGCCAGAGCAGCAAAACCTGTTCTATGCTCTGTTCCTGGTCATGTATGTTACCACCATCCTGGGGAACCTCCTCATAATTTTCCTCATTCGACTGGATTCCCACCTTCACACACCCATGTATTTGTTTCTCAGCAATTTGTCCTTCTCTGATATCTGCTTCTCTTCTGTGACCATTCCCAAGTTGTTGCAGAACATGCAGAGCCAAGAACCATCCATTCCCTATGCTGGCTGCCTGACCCAAATGtacttcttcctgttttttgcaGACCTGGAGAGCTTCCTTCTTGTGGCCATGGCccatgaccgctatgtggccatctgcttCCCCCTGCGCTACAGCACCATCATGAGCCCCAAGCTCTGTCTCTCCCTGGTGGTGCTGTCCTGGGTGCTGACCACATTCCATGCCATGTTACACACCCTGCTCATGGCCAGATTATGTTTTTGTGGGGACAACATGATCCCCCACTTTTTCTGTGATATGTCTGCTCTGCTGAAGCTGTCCTGCTCTGACACCCGAGTCAATGAGTTGGTGATATTTATCATGGGAGGATTCATTCTCGTCATCCCATTTCTACTCATCATCTTGTCCTATGCACAAATTGTCTCCTCCATCCTCAAGGTCCCTTCTGCGAGGGGCATCCGCAAGGCGTTCTCTACCTGTGGTTCCCACATCTCTGTGGTGTCATTGTTCTATGGGACAGTTATTGGTCTCTATTTATGTCCGTCAAGTAGTAATTCTACTGTTAAGGAGATTGCCATGGCTATGATGTACACTGTGGTGACCCCCATGTtgaaccccttcatctacagcctgaggaacagagACATGAAGAGAGCCCTGGGAAGAGtcttttacagaaagaaaattctcttctctctatGA
- the LOC124247384 gene encoding olfactory receptor-like protein DTMT, giving the protein MAGRNQTVISEFLLLGLPIESEQQNLFYALFLATYLTTALGNLLIIILIRLDSHLHTPMYLFLSNLSFSDLCFSSVTMPKFLQNMQSQDPSISYAGCLTQMYFFLFFGDLESFLLVAMAYDRYVAICFPLRYSTIMSPKLCLSLVVLSWVLTMFHALIHTLLMARLCFCADSVIPHFFCDMSALLKLSCSDTRVNELVIFITGGLILVIPFLLIILSYARIVSSIFKVPSVRGIHKAFSTCGSHLSVVSLFYGTIIGLYLCPSSSNSPVKEIAMAVMYTVVTPMLNPFIYSLRNRDMKGALGRVFFKKNILVCLWW; this is encoded by the coding sequence ATGGCAGGAAGGAATCAAACTGTCATCTCAGAGTTCCTCCTGCTGGGACTGCCCATCGAGTCAGAGCAGCAAAACCTGTTCTATGCTTTGTTCCTGGCGACGTATCTTACCACGGCCCTGGGCAACCTCCTTATCATCATCCTCATTCGCCTGGACTCCCACCTCCACACGCCCATGTATTTGTTTCTCAGCAATTTATCCTTCTCTGACCTCTGTTTTTCCTCTGTCACAATGCCCAAGTTTCTGCAGAACATGCAGAGCCAAGACCCGTCTATCTCCTATGCTGGCTGCCTGACCCAGATGtacttcttcctgttttttggaGACCTGGAGAGCTTCCTCCTTGTggccatggcctatgaccgctatgtggccatctgcttCCCCCTGCGCTACAGCACCATCATGAGCCCCAAGCTCTGTCTCTCCCTGGTGGTGCTGTCCTGGGTGCTGACCATGTTCCACGCCCTGATACACACCCTGCTCATGGCCAGATTGTGTTTTTGTGCAGACAGTGTGATCCCACACTTTTTCTGTGACATGTCTGCTCTGCTGAAGCTGTCCTGCTCTGACACTCGAGTCAATGAGTTGGTGATATTTATCACGGGAGGGCTCATTCTCGTCATCCCATTCCTACTCATCATCCTGTCATATGCACGAATTGTCTCCTCCATTTTCAAGGTCCCTTCTGTGAGGGGTATCCATAAGGCTTTCTCTACCTGTGGCTCCCATCTCTCTGTGGTGTCGCTGTTTTATGGGACAATTATTGGTCTCTATTTATGTCCGTCAAGTAGTAATTCTCCTGTTAAGGAGATTGCCATGGCTGTGATGTACACTGTGGTGACCCCCATGTtgaaccccttcatctacagcctgaggaacagagACATGAAGGGAGCCCTGGGAAGAgtctttttcaaaaagaatattcTCGTCTGTCTCTGGTGGTGA